The Psychromonas sp. psych-6C06 DNA window ACGTTATCTAAATCATTATGTTTACCGCCAGCACGAACACAACGCTGACTAGAAGTCGCACGAGAGTATGCACGCTGTTCTGAACCAAGAAATGTATCTTTAAATTGATTCATACCTGCATTAGTAAATAACAAGGTAGGATCGTTATCAGGTACAAGAGAGCAACTGCTCACTATTTGATGGCCTTTCTTAGTAAAAAAATCAAGAAATCCTTGGCGAATTTCAGACGTCGACATAATCGTGGTCATGAGTTATTCCAAATTTGATAATGGGTAAAAAATTAGTGGTTAATATAACACGGAGCATGTAACGGGGAAAGTAGGCATCCCCTCACATTCAGCCTAATTTTCATTCAACTATTGACACAGAACCGCACATATATGAAACTACATACGTAACCAGTTACGTATAGAGGGGGATACAAATGGATTATATGAAAAGCTTGGCAACACTCAGCCTTGGAAGCCGATTGAAGCGCCTAAGTGACCAGTTATTTGCCGAAGTTGCAATTATTTATGATCAGGCAGGGTTAAAACTCAATCCCAATTATTTTCCCCTTATTAATTTACTTAATAGCGTTGGCCCTATTGGTATTACACAGGCAGCAGATTATTTATCTATCAGCCACCCTGCTGTTAGTAAAATAGCTGATAAAATGATTAAAGAAGGCTATTTAATAAAGCAACCACACCCTACTGATAAACGCGCTAGTTTATTAAGTTTAACGATAAAAGCGCTACATATAATTAAACAAGCGACGCCAGTTTGGGAAGCGCTGAAACAACAACTTGATTATATTGAAAACCTGCAAACTCATTCCTTATTGACATCTATCGATCAGTTTGAGAGTAACTTAAATAATTATAACTTAGCGCAAGCAGTCGCTAATCAGCTTACAAGAAAGAATGCCAAAATAGAGCTAATAAACTGGCACCCAGATTATAAGAATGATTTTTATAAGTTAAATTTTAATTGGTTAGAGAGTGAGTTTTACGGCGACCTTACAGAGAA harbors:
- a CDS encoding bifunctional helix-turn-helix transcriptional regulator/GNAT family N-acetyltransferase, which translates into the protein MDYMKSLATLSLGSRLKRLSDQLFAEVAIIYDQAGLKLNPNYFPLINLLNSVGPIGITQAADYLSISHPAVSKIADKMIKEGYLIKQPHPTDKRASLLSLTIKALHIIKQATPVWEALKQQLDYIENLQTHSLLTSIDQFESNLNNYNLAQAVANQLTRKNAKIELINWHPDYKNDFYKLNFNWLESEFYGDLTEKDKHALENPESYYLSHGGYIFFAKQEAKIVGCIAMKPEENGYMELSKMAVTPEMQGQGVGRKLILEAIAKARELAVSTIYLETNSKLKRALTLYQHIGFAHCNHPKGKSDYHRADVYMELKLYV